One window of the Rissa tridactyla isolate bRisTri1 chromosome 9, bRisTri1.patW.cur.20221130, whole genome shotgun sequence genome contains the following:
- the LOC128915002 gene encoding G-protein coupled receptor 83-like, producing MSRHTWFPLRYISKPFWRAENHNTTNFFSALYGFPNQSFFHSDLDLEDLGDFDSRTKYEGESQSRTVKALLIVAYSVIICISLFGNILVCHVVIKNKRMHSATSLFIVNLAVADVMITILNTPFTLVRFVSSTWVFGKLMCHISRFVQYCSVHVSVLTLAAIALDRRQVIMHPLKPRMSMAKGGICIIIIWVMASCFSLPHAIYQTLTRFYIGNRTIRMVCLPSFPPPADLFWKYLDLTTFVLLYVLPLLVISITYTMVAKKLWLRNAIGDLTMEQYYAHQRKKKMTLKMLMVVVIVFAVCWFPLNCYVVLISCRAIHSSNALYFAFHWFAMSSTCYNPFIYCWLNESFRSELKSLLCVCRRRSAAQSHALQSISPPFRHAWVENCHYKRGSTCQKTRASSQRNSAKTDISSVQPIVAES from the exons atgagcaggcacaCGTGGTTCCCTTTGCGGTACATCTCCAAGCCCTTCTGGAGAGCGGAGAATCACAACACCACCAACTTCTTCTCCGCACTGTACGGCTTCCCCAACCAATCCTTCTTCCACAGTGATTTGGACCTGGAGGACCTGGGGGACTTTGACAGCCGGACCAAGTACGAGGGCGAGTCGCAGAGCCGCACGGTGAAGGCGCTGCTGATAGTAGCCTACTCCGTCATCATCTGCATCTCCCTCTTCGGCAACATCCTGGTGTGCCACGTGGTGATCAAGAACAAAAGGATGCACTCCGCCACCAGCCTCTTCATCGTCAACCTGGCCGTTGCCGACGTGATGATCACCATTTTGAACACCCCCTTCACGCTG GTGCGGTTTGTAAGCAGTACCTGGGTTTTTGGAAAGCTGATGTGTCACATAAGCCGGTTTGTTCAGTACTGCTCCGTGCATGTGTCTGTGCTCACCCTTGCTGCCATCGCTCTGGATCGGCGTCAG GTTATCATGCACCCTCTCAAGCCGCGCATGTCCATGGCGAAAGGAGGGATTTGCATCATTATCATCTGGGTTATGGCCAGCTGCTTCTCGCTGCCTCATGCCATTTATCAGACTTTGACAAGATTTTATATTGG GAACAGAACAATACGAATGGTCTgcctccccagcttccctcctcctgctgatcTTTTCTGGAAGTATTTGGACTTGACCACTTTTGTTCTCTTGTACGTCCTGCCCTTGCTTGTGATCTCCATCACATATACCATGGTGGCCAAGAAGCTCTGGCTCAGAAATGCCATCGGGGACCTCACCATGGAGCAATACTATGCCCATCAACGGAAAAAGAAGATGACCCTGAAGATGCTGATGGTGGTGGTCATTGTGTTTGCAGTATGTTGGTTCCCCCTGAACTGCTACGTGGTGTTGATCTCCTGTAGGGCCATCCACAGTAGCAACGCTCTGTACTTTGCTTTTCACTGGTTTGCCATGAGCAGCACTTGCTACAACCCCTTCATTTACTGTTGGCTGAATGAGAGCTTCAGATCGGAGCTGAAGTCCTTGCTGTGCGTGTGCCGGCGAAGGAGCGCAGCCCAGAGTCATGCTCTGCAGTCCATCTCCCCGCCTTTCAGGCACGCCTGGGTTGAGAACTGTCATTATAAAAGAGGCAGCACCTGCCAGAAGACAAGGGCATCCTCCCAGAGGAACTCCGCAAAGACAGACATATCCAGTGTTCAGCCAATTGTGGCAGAAAGCTAA